Proteins from a single region of Caloramator sp. E03:
- the rpmA gene encoding 50S ribosomal protein L27 has translation MAHKKGVGSSRNGRDSESKRLGVKRSDGQFVLAGNILVRQRGTKIHPGENVGIGKDDTLFALKDGIVRFERYKKDGKKVSVYPKEIAQ, from the coding sequence ATGGCACATAAAAAAGGAGTGGGTAGTTCCAGGAACGGTAGAGATAGCGAGTCCAAAAGACTTGGAGTCAAGAGATCAGACGGTCAATTCGTTCTTGCAGGAAACATACTTGTAAGACAAAGGGGAACTAAGATACATCCAGGTGAAAATGTTGGTATCGGTAAAGATGATACTTTATTTGCTTTAAAGGATGGAATCGTTAGGTTTGAAAGATATAAAAAAGATGGCAAGAAGGTTAGCGTATATCCAAAGGAAATTGCCCAATAA
- the nadD gene encoding nicotinate-nucleotide adenylyltransferase, whose amino-acid sequence MRGIGIFGGTFNPIHIGHLIVAQEVLSAFKLDKIVFIPTGNPPHKDKEEVAPALDRYEMIRLAISGNSGFEVSDIEIKREGYTYTYDTLINLKNVYNDKMFFITGYDAFKDSITWKNAEKVYKMVSFIVVNRGELNDKLEKEINEIRINFGVDVNALKIPNIGISSTEIRYRVSKEQNIRYMVPDSVLTYIKDNKLYRGE is encoded by the coding sequence ATGAGAGGTATTGGTATTTTTGGAGGCACTTTTAATCCTATTCATATAGGACATCTTATTGTAGCACAAGAGGTACTTTCAGCTTTTAAGCTTGATAAAATAGTGTTTATACCAACGGGGAATCCACCCCATAAGGATAAGGAAGAGGTTGCCCCTGCTTTAGATAGGTATGAAATGATTAGACTTGCTATATCTGGTAACAGTGGTTTTGAAGTTAGCGATATAGAGATTAAAAGAGAAGGATACACCTATACTTATGATACGTTAATAAATCTTAAAAATGTGTATAATGATAAAATGTTTTTCATAACCGGTTATGATGCTTTTAAAGATTCTATTACTTGGAAAAATGCAGAAAAAGTTTATAAAATGGTATCTTTTATCGTTGTAAATAGAGGAGAATTAAATGACAAATTAGAGAAAGAGATAAATGAAATAAGGATAAATTTTGGAGTTGATGTTAATGCCTTAAAAATACCCAATATTGGCATTTCGTCTACAGAAATAAGATATCGGGTATCAAAAGAACAAAATATAAGATACATGGTACCAGATAGCGTACTTACTTATATAAAAGACAATAAATTATACAGAGGTGAATAA
- the leuS gene encoding leucine--tRNA ligase, whose translation MANIEYNPKFIEKKWQDIWDKEEAFKTSYEKSKPKYYALVEFPYPSGQGLHVGHPRPYTALDIISRKRRMEGYNVLFPMGWDAFGLPTENFAIKNKIHPRIVTENNVARFKNQLKSLGYSFDWSREINTTDPSYYKWTQWIFLKLFEKGLAYKAEMPINWCTQCKVGLANEEVVNGVCERCGGEVVRKVKSQWMLKITDYAEKLLKDLDLVDYIEKVKVSQKNWIGRSEGAEVDFKIEGKDDIIKIFTTRPDTLFGATYMVLSPEHPLIDKYKNIITNYDEVLLYREMASKKSDFERTELSKEKTGVPLKGINAINPVNGKSIPVWISDYVLMSYGTGAIMAVPAHDERDWEFAKKFNLPIIEVVKGGNVDEAAFTDTETGVLVNSDFLNNMEVKDAKEKIIVWLEEKGIGKRKINYKLRDWVFSRQRYWGEPIPLVYCEKCGWVPIPEDQLPLTLPEVENYVPTETGESPLANIREWVETTCPKCGGYAERETDTMPQWAGSSWYFLRYTDPHNDKAFASKEELDYWLPVDWYNGGMEHTTLHLLYSRFWHKFLYDLGYVSTPEPYQKRTSHGMILGENNEKMSKSRGNVVNPDDIVEEFGADTLRTYEMFIGAFDQSAAWSSQGVRGCRRFLDRVWRLQDLVVEGDRYSKELEVKMHQTIKKVSLDFEQMKFNTAIAAMMALINDFYSIGKITKAEIKTFLTLLNPVAPHITEEMWQILGFEGRIYQQKWPVWNEEKTIEDNIEIAIQINGKLRATTLIALNEEKDSVREKVMSVDKIKELLEEKTIVKEIYVPNKIYNIVIK comes from the coding sequence ATGGCAAACATTGAGTATAACCCAAAATTTATTGAGAAAAAATGGCAAGATATTTGGGATAAGGAAGAAGCCTTTAAAACAAGCTATGAAAAATCAAAGCCAAAATACTATGCCCTTGTTGAATTCCCATATCCTTCTGGTCAAGGGCTTCATGTTGGTCATCCAAGGCCTTATACAGCATTAGACATAATATCAAGAAAAAGAAGGATGGAAGGATATAACGTTTTATTCCCTATGGGTTGGGATGCTTTTGGACTTCCAACTGAAAATTTTGCTATTAAAAACAAAATACATCCAAGGATTGTTACAGAAAATAACGTTGCAAGATTTAAAAATCAGTTAAAATCTCTGGGGTACTCTTTTGATTGGTCAAGAGAAATTAATACTACAGATCCAAGCTATTATAAGTGGACCCAATGGATTTTCTTAAAACTTTTTGAAAAGGGGCTTGCCTATAAAGCAGAAATGCCTATAAATTGGTGTACCCAATGTAAAGTTGGTCTTGCAAACGAAGAAGTTGTAAACGGCGTCTGTGAGCGTTGCGGAGGAGAAGTTGTAAGAAAGGTTAAAAGTCAGTGGATGCTTAAGATAACCGATTACGCTGAAAAACTATTAAAGGACTTAGATTTAGTTGATTATATTGAAAAGGTTAAAGTTTCTCAAAAGAACTGGATTGGCCGTTCTGAAGGTGCAGAGGTAGATTTTAAGATAGAAGGTAAAGATGACATTATAAAAATATTTACAACTCGCCCTGATACTCTATTTGGTGCAACCTATATGGTTCTGTCACCAGAACATCCTCTCATAGATAAATATAAGAATATAATTACAAATTATGATGAAGTTTTATTGTACAGAGAAATGGCAAGTAAAAAATCTGATTTTGAAAGAACTGAGCTTTCAAAGGAAAAAACAGGAGTTCCTCTTAAAGGAATAAATGCAATAAATCCTGTAAACGGAAAATCCATTCCTGTTTGGATATCTGACTATGTTCTTATGTCTTATGGTACTGGAGCTATTATGGCCGTTCCTGCACATGATGAAAGAGACTGGGAGTTTGCTAAAAAATTTAATCTTCCAATCATTGAAGTTGTAAAAGGCGGAAATGTTGATGAAGCAGCTTTTACCGATACAGAAACTGGTGTACTCGTTAATTCTGACTTTTTAAATAACATGGAAGTAAAAGATGCAAAAGAAAAAATAATAGTTTGGCTTGAAGAAAAAGGCATAGGAAAAAGAAAAATTAATTACAAGCTAAGAGACTGGGTATTTTCAAGGCAAAGATACTGGGGAGAACCTATTCCACTTGTATATTGTGAAAAATGTGGTTGGGTTCCAATTCCTGAGGATCAGCTTCCTCTTACTTTGCCAGAGGTTGAAAACTATGTACCAACAGAAACTGGTGAATCACCTCTTGCTAATATTAGAGAATGGGTTGAAACTACTTGTCCAAAATGTGGTGGTTATGCTGAAAGAGAAACAGATACTATGCCTCAATGGGCTGGTTCCTCTTGGTATTTCTTAAGATATACTGATCCTCATAACGATAAGGCATTTGCTTCAAAGGAAGAACTTGACTATTGGCTTCCTGTTGATTGGTACAATGGTGGTATGGAACATACAACACTTCATCTTTTGTATTCAAGATTTTGGCACAAATTCTTATATGATTTAGGATATGTTTCAACACCAGAACCTTACCAAAAAAGAACTTCTCATGGAATGATACTTGGTGAAAACAACGAAAAGATGTCAAAATCAAGAGGAAACGTTGTAAATCCTGATGATATTGTTGAAGAATTTGGTGCTGATACCTTAAGAACTTATGAAATGTTCATTGGTGCCTTTGATCAGAGTGCTGCTTGGTCCTCTCAAGGAGTTAGAGGTTGCAGGAGATTTCTTGATAGAGTATGGAGACTACAAGATTTAGTAGTTGAAGGAGATAGATACTCAAAGGAACTTGAAGTTAAAATGCACCAAACTATAAAAAAGGTTAGCCTTGATTTTGAACAAATGAAATTTAATACAGCAATAGCAGCTATGATGGCACTTATAAACGATTTTTATAGCATAGGAAAGATTACAAAGGCAGAAATAAAGACTTTCCTTACTCTTTTAAATCCAGTTGCTCCACACATTACAGAAGAAATGTGGCAAATATTAGGTTTTGAAGGTAGAATTTATCAGCAAAAATGGCCTGTATGGAATGAAGAAAAAACTATTGAAGATAACATTGAAATAGCTATCCAAATAAACGGCAAGCTAAGAGCAACTACACTTATAGCTCTTAATGAAGAAAAAGACTCTGTAAGAGAAAAGGTTATGTCTGTCGATAAGATAAAGGAATTACTTGAAGAAAAAACAATAGTTAAAGAAATATACGTACCAAATAAAATTTATAACATAGTCATAAAATAA
- the yqeK gene encoding bis(5'-nucleosyl)-tetraphosphatase (symmetrical) YqeK: protein MKDYYFIQNEVKNMLTFDRFIHSLGVEKEAIKLGERYGVDINKCRIAAIVHDCQKDLSDEELIKKAMEYKIDVDKIQLKSPQLLHGPVGALYSKEKFEIEDEEIINAVYYHTTGRENMSLLEKIIYIADIIEENRKYFPQLESIRHEAYKDLDNALIMSADSTITYVIKRRCLIHPLTIEFRNSLLLGVK, encoded by the coding sequence TTGAAGGATTATTACTTCATACAAAATGAGGTTAAAAATATGCTTACATTTGATAGATTCATACATTCTCTTGGGGTTGAAAAAGAAGCAATAAAGCTTGGGGAAAGATATGGCGTTGATATTAATAAATGTAGAATTGCTGCAATAGTTCATGATTGTCAGAAAGATTTAAGTGATGAGGAACTTATTAAAAAGGCAATGGAATATAAAATAGATGTAGATAAAATACAGCTAAAATCTCCTCAGCTTCTTCATGGCCCTGTTGGGGCTTTATATTCAAAGGAAAAGTTTGAAATAGAAGATGAAGAAATAATAAATGCAGTTTACTATCATACAACGGGAAGGGAGAACATGTCATTACTTGAAAAGATAATTTATATTGCAGATATCATTGAGGAAAATAGGAAATATTTTCCTCAACTTGAAAGTATAAGACATGAAGCCTATAAAGATTTAGATAATGCATTAATAATGTCAGCTGACAGTACAATAACTTATGTTATAAAAAGAAGATGTCTTATTCATCCTCTTACAATTGAGTTTAGGAATAGTTTGCTGTTAGGGGTTAAATGA
- a CDS encoding RidA family protein codes for MEKIVINTSNAPAAIGPYSQAIKVGNFIFTSGQIPIDPKSGEIVSKDIKSAAIQCLENLKAVLEAAGSSINEVVKTTVFLKDMNDFAAVNEIYATYFTEKMPARSAVQVAKLPKDAMVEIEAVAIIS; via the coding sequence ATGGAAAAAATAGTTATAAATACTTCAAATGCACCAGCAGCAATAGGTCCTTATTCACAGGCTATAAAAGTAGGAAATTTTATATTTACTTCAGGTCAGATACCGATAGATCCAAAAAGTGGAGAGATTGTTTCCAAAGATATAAAATCTGCTGCAATACAGTGCCTTGAGAATTTAAAAGCTGTTCTTGAAGCTGCTGGAAGTAGTATTAATGAAGTTGTCAAAACAACAGTATTTTTAAAAGATATGAATGATTTTGCTGCTGTTAATGAAATTTATGCTACATATTTTACCGAAAAGATGCCAGCAAGGTCAGCAGTTCAAGTTGCAAAGCTTCCCAAGGATGCAATGGTTGAAATTGAAGCTGTTGCAATAATATCTTAA
- the rplU gene encoding 50S ribosomal protein L21, translating into MYAVIKTGGKQYRVQEGDIIFVEKLAAEVDSTVEITDVLAVLKDGKLVVGKPVVEGAKVTAKVVKQGKAKKIIVFKYKPKKDYKKKQGHRQPYTQLKIEKIEA; encoded by the coding sequence ATGTACGCTGTAATTAAAACTGGAGGAAAACAGTACAGAGTTCAAGAAGGAGATATTATATTCGTTGAAAAACTTGCTGCTGAAGTAGACTCTACTGTTGAAATCACTGATGTACTTGCTGTTTTAAAGGATGGTAAGCTTGTAGTTGGAAAGCCAGTTGTAGAAGGAGCTAAGGTTACTGCTAAGGTTGTAAAGCAGGGAAAAGCTAAAAAGATAATAGTTTTCAAGTATAAGCCAAAGAAAGACTACAAGAAAAAGCAAGGTCATAGACAGCCATATACTCAGTTAAAGATTGAAAAAATAGAGGCATAA
- the rsfS gene encoding ribosome silencing factor, with protein MKSSAGIAYYISCAAANKKAFDIKILNVSDISPIADYFIICSGNSQVQVKAIADEIEEKMNEKGYSINHREGYSSARWVLLDYGNVIVHVFHKDEREFYNIERLWADAVAVNV; from the coding sequence TTGAAAAGTTCTGCAGGTATTGCCTACTATATTAGCTGTGCTGCTGCAAATAAGAAAGCATTTGACATTAAAATTTTAAATGTAAGCGATATCTCACCTATAGCTGATTATTTTATAATTTGCAGTGGGAATTCACAGGTTCAGGTAAAAGCTATTGCCGATGAAATTGAAGAAAAAATGAACGAGAAGGGATATTCAATAAATCATAGAGAAGGATATAGTAGTGCAAGATGGGTACTTTTAGATTATGGTAATGTAATTGTTCATGTTTTTCATAAGGATGAAAGGGAATTTTATAATATAGAAAGGTTGTGGGCAGACGCTGTAGCTGTTAACGTATAA
- a CDS encoding LCP family protein: protein MRKVKRVFIFILLLIFILFIASIGYITSIEKNIASSELPSKETYGNMPVNILILGVDAGDYDNKNNNCKRSDTIIIARYNPTKDKIYILSIPRDTRVNINGHYEKINAAHAIGGVPLTVKTIEKMLGIEINYYIKIDYEAFKKCIDAIGGVDVVVPYDMNYDAYDISIHFKKGEKVHLNGEEAEKFIRWRKNNDGSGYAMGDLGRIATQQEFIINVVKKLKTISGIIRIPNLINTFSKYVKTNMDSKTMIRYAFVLRDIDTSKIEKKLLQGEPRYIRGVSYFIYSQEENKDYIANFKDNTNILEEKIKVMILNSTGKSGLAGEYKNKLISLGYEVVKIGNYSKKLNTTLINYYSDEEKGNKVLHDLGFGKLNEDKKENEADIIVILGKDAIK, encoded by the coding sequence ATGAGAAAAGTTAAAAGGGTTTTTATATTTATTTTGTTATTAATTTTTATATTATTTATCGCATCAATAGGATATATAACATCTATTGAAAAAAACATAGCTTCATCAGAACTGCCTTCTAAGGAAACTTATGGGAACATGCCTGTAAATATATTAATTCTTGGCGTTGATGCTGGAGATTATGATAATAAAAATAACAACTGTAAAAGGTCTGATACCATAATAATAGCAAGGTATAATCCAACTAAAGATAAGATATATATACTTTCTATACCCCGTGATACGAGAGTAAACATAAACGGACACTATGAAAAGATAAATGCTGCCCATGCAATAGGAGGGGTGCCTCTTACTGTTAAAACAATTGAAAAAATGCTTGGTATAGAAATTAATTATTATATTAAGATTGACTATGAGGCATTTAAAAAGTGTATAGATGCAATAGGAGGAGTTGACGTTGTAGTACCTTATGACATGAATTATGATGCTTATGATATAAGCATACATTTTAAAAAAGGGGAAAAGGTTCATCTTAATGGTGAAGAAGCGGAAAAGTTTATAAGATGGAGAAAAAATAATGATGGCAGTGGTTATGCTATGGGAGATTTAGGAAGGATTGCAACACAGCAAGAGTTTATTATAAACGTAGTTAAAAAGCTTAAAACAATATCAGGAATAATTAGGATTCCAAATCTTATAAATACTTTTTCTAAATATGTAAAAACCAATATGGACAGTAAAACTATGATAAGATATGCTTTTGTATTAAGAGATATAGATACTTCAAAGATAGAAAAAAAGCTCTTACAAGGGGAGCCAAGGTATATAAGAGGAGTATCTTACTTTATATACAGCCAAGAGGAAAATAAAGATTACATTGCCAATTTTAAAGATAATACAAACATATTAGAAGAAAAAATTAAAGTTATGATATTAAATTCTACAGGAAAAAGTGGACTTGCTGGAGAATATAAAAATAAATTAATTTCACTTGGATATGAGGTTGTTAAAATAGGTAACTACTCTAAAAAGCTAAATACTACACTAATTAATTATTATAGCGATGAAGAGAAAGGAAATAAGGTTTTACATGATTTGGGATTTGGAAAGTTAAATGAGGATAAAAAAGAAAATGAAGCAGATATTATTGTAATTTTAGGGAAGGATGCTATAAAATAA
- a CDS encoding D-alanyl-D-alanine carboxypeptidase family protein, translated as MTKKIITFLILLSLIINPTMTLAANIDVAAKGCLLMDLDSGKILYSKNINEKFAPASTTKIMTALITLERCNLDEKVIVGKNPPYEDGSKIYLIEGEELTVKQLLYAMMIESANDAALALAEYIAGSKEAFAQIMNEKAIQLGCKNTHFVNPNGLYDDNHYTCAMDLAIIARKAMENPIFREIVATKSYQIPPTNKQSQTRYILNHNKLLTTRGYIYEGANGVKTGYTIKARHTFVGSANRNGMNLLVVFLNSDKTYYNDAKKLFDYGFNYFTTKKIISKDEPITQIKIENNVSIPVFCEKDYFVTLPKSAQFDVNKKIVLDTSYKSITKGQVVGYVEISDNDNNIENKINLIAGENYDFGPYVIKSQDNNNYKKVLIKKYLYIPIGIFFSLFIARGFYIKYKKRSGKI; from the coding sequence ATGACAAAAAAAATAATTACTTTCTTAATTTTACTTTCTCTAATAATTAATCCAACAATGACCTTAGCTGCAAATATAGATGTAGCTGCAAAGGGCTGTTTGCTTATGGATTTAGATTCTGGTAAAATTCTATACAGCAAAAATATAAATGAAAAATTTGCACCGGCAAGCACAACAAAGATCATGACTGCACTTATAACCCTTGAAAGGTGTAATCTTGATGAAAAAGTTATAGTCGGTAAAAATCCTCCTTATGAAGATGGAAGTAAAATATATCTAATTGAAGGTGAAGAACTTACAGTTAAGCAACTTTTATATGCAATGATGATAGAATCCGCTAACGATGCTGCCCTTGCACTTGCAGAATATATAGCAGGTTCAAAGGAAGCATTTGCACAAATTATGAACGAAAAAGCTATACAGCTTGGCTGCAAAAATACCCATTTTGTTAATCCAAATGGACTTTATGACGATAATCATTACACCTGTGCTATGGATCTTGCAATAATTGCAAGAAAGGCTATGGAAAATCCAATATTTAGAGAAATAGTTGCAACCAAAAGCTATCAAATACCCCCAACTAATAAGCAATCACAAACAAGATATATTTTAAATCATAACAAACTACTTACTACCCGCGGTTATATTTATGAAGGGGCCAACGGAGTAAAGACAGGATATACGATTAAAGCAAGGCATACTTTTGTAGGCTCTGCAAATAGAAACGGTATGAATTTACTTGTAGTATTTTTAAATAGCGATAAAACCTACTACAATGATGCTAAAAAGTTATTTGATTACGGTTTCAATTACTTTACAACAAAAAAGATTATAAGCAAAGATGAGCCAATAACTCAAATTAAAATTGAAAATAATGTATCAATCCCTGTATTTTGTGAAAAAGACTACTTTGTTACTTTGCCAAAATCTGCTCAGTTTGATGTAAATAAAAAAATAGTTCTAGATACTTCATATAAATCAATAACAAAAGGACAAGTAGTAGGATATGTAGAAATATCCGATAATGATAATAATATAGAAAATAAAATAAACCTTATTGCAGGAGAAAATTATGATTTTGGACCTTATGTTATAAAATCACAAGACAATAATAATTATAAAAAAGTCCTTATTAAAAAATACCTATATATACCTATAGGAATTTTCTTTAGCCTTTTCATTGCAAGAGGATTTTATATTAAATATAAAAAAAGGTCAGGTAAAATCTGA
- the yhbY gene encoding ribosome assembly RNA-binding protein YhbY yields the protein MLTGKQRSYLRSLGNNIESILQIGKNGVDEALLKQVDEALEAREIIKCNVLKNSLLTAREACDIICEALGAEPVQVIGNRFIIYRPSKEKPSIKLP from the coding sequence ATGCTTACAGGAAAGCAAAGAAGTTATTTAAGATCCCTTGGGAATAATATAGAATCCATTCTTCAAATAGGTAAGAATGGAGTTGATGAGGCTTTATTAAAGCAGGTTGATGAGGCTTTAGAAGCAAGAGAAATTATTAAATGTAATGTGCTTAAAAATTCTCTTTTAACAGCAAGGGAAGCCTGTGATATTATATGTGAAGCCTTGGGGGCTGAACCTGTTCAGGTAATAGGTAATAGGTTTATAATCTATAGGCCTTCAAAAGAAAAACCGTCTATAAAGCTTCCATAG
- the obgE gene encoding GTPase ObgE: MFVDVAKIFIKSGNGGNGAISFRREKYVPFGGPDGGDGGKGGDVVFLVDKNMRTLLDFKYKKKYEAERGQDGGKSNMFGKDGKDLIIKVPAGTVIRDAETNRVIADLTEDGQSVVVAKGGRGGRGNARFATPTRQAPDFAEPGMPGEEKWVTLELKLIADVGLIGFPNVGKSTILSMTTGAKPKIANYHFTTLTPNLGVVDMPGINSFVMADIPGLIEGAHEGTGLGIDFLRHIERTRLLIHVVDVSGIEGRDPIDDFNKINEELRLYSEKLASKPQIVAANKIDIMEDEENYERFKAEMEKKNLKVFKISAATNQGLRELMLYAAELLQSLPVEKEEVEEKYFPEEKRFTYEIKRDDDGAFVITGSFVDRLLQSTNIYDSESLKYFHKVLEKRGIIQQLRDMGIEEGDIVRMNDFEFEFIE; this comes from the coding sequence GTGTTTGTTGATGTTGCAAAGATTTTTATTAAATCTGGAAATGGCGGGAATGGAGCTATATCCTTTAGGAGAGAAAAGTATGTACCCTTTGGAGGACCTGATGGTGGTGATGGAGGGAAAGGTGGAGATGTGGTTTTTTTAGTCGATAAGAACATGAGAACACTTCTTGATTTTAAATATAAAAAGAAATACGAAGCAGAACGGGGACAAGATGGCGGAAAAAGCAATATGTTTGGAAAAGACGGTAAAGATCTTATTATAAAGGTTCCAGCTGGAACAGTTATTAGGGATGCAGAAACAAACAGGGTTATTGCAGATTTAACAGAGGATGGACAAAGTGTTGTAGTTGCAAAGGGTGGAAGAGGAGGACGAGGAAACGCCCGATTTGCAACACCTACAAGGCAAGCTCCTGACTTTGCAGAGCCTGGAATGCCTGGAGAGGAGAAGTGGGTTACATTAGAACTTAAACTTATTGCTGATGTTGGCTTAATTGGTTTCCCTAACGTTGGAAAGTCAACTATCCTTTCTATGACAACAGGGGCAAAACCTAAAATTGCAAATTATCATTTTACAACCCTTACTCCAAACCTTGGTGTTGTAGATATGCCTGGGATAAATAGTTTTGTTATGGCAGATATACCGGGCCTTATTGAAGGAGCCCATGAGGGAACAGGGCTTGGAATTGATTTTTTGAGGCATATTGAGAGAACGAGGCTTCTTATACATGTTGTTGATGTATCAGGCATAGAAGGTAGAGATCCTATTGATGATTTTAATAAAATAAATGAGGAATTAAGGCTATATAGTGAAAAGCTTGCTTCAAAGCCTCAAATAGTTGCGGCTAATAAAATAGACATAATGGAAGATGAAGAAAATTATGAAAGATTTAAAGCTGAGATGGAAAAAAAGAATTTAAAGGTATTTAAGATTTCAGCTGCAACAAACCAAGGATTAAGGGAGCTTATGCTATATGCTGCAGAGCTTTTACAGTCTTTACCTGTTGAAAAAGAAGAAGTTGAAGAAAAATATTTTCCAGAGGAAAAAAGGTTTACTTATGAAATTAAAAGAGATGATGATGGTGCATTTGTTATTACTGGTTCCTTTGTCGATAGACTCCTTCAAAGTACCAATATATATGATAGTGAATCATTAAAATATTTCCATAAAGTATTAGAGAAAAGAGGTATAATCCAACAGTTAAGAGATATGGGAATTGAAGAAGGGGATATAGTAAGAATGAACGATTTTGAGTTTGAATTTATTGAATAA
- a CDS encoding helix-hairpin-helix domain-containing protein: MDLTKREKIGISIFVLILIGSLIFSYHLNKSKTNIEIISSKNEEEINKEKINYIKVYITGEVKNPGVYSLKEGDRLEKAIELAGGFTENADKNSINLAMKLKDEDFIKVLKVNLNSFEQSVNTINELKNSKININTANKEELKSLPRIGDALAQRIIDYRDKNGPFKRIEDIKKVSGIGEKMFENIKDKITIY; encoded by the coding sequence ATGGATTTAACTAAACGTGAAAAAATAGGAATCTCAATTTTTGTATTAATTTTAATAGGGAGCTTAATATTTTCATATCATTTGAATAAAAGTAAAACTAATATTGAAATTATAAGCAGCAAAAATGAGGAAGAAATTAACAAAGAAAAAATAAATTATATTAAAGTTTATATAACTGGGGAAGTTAAAAATCCAGGGGTTTATTCTTTAAAAGAAGGTGACAGACTTGAAAAGGCAATAGAGCTTGCAGGAGGTTTTACAGAAAATGCAGATAAAAATTCAATCAATCTTGCAATGAAACTAAAAGATGAAGACTTTATAAAAGTTTTAAAAGTAAACTTAAATTCTTTTGAACAGAGTGTAAACACTATAAATGAATTAAAGAATTCAAAAATTAACATTAATACAGCAAATAAGGAAGAGTTAAAGTCTCTTCCAAGGATTGGGGATGCACTTGCCCAAAGAATTATAGATTATAGGGATAAGAACGGACCTTTTAAAAGAATTGAGGACATTAAAAAAGTGAGTGGCATTGGAGAAAAAATGTTTGAAAATATTAAAGATAAAATAACGATTTATTAA